agtcactgtctttatacagagtcactgtctttatatacagtcactgtctttatatagagtcactgtctttatatagagtcactgtctttatatagagtcactgtctttatacagaGTCAAACATGTAGAATCAGTTTCTCCTCCAGTAGAAACCAGATCACACCTGATGTTCCTCAGGCTCAGAAACAGAATTCATCATCATAACTTTGTCATTTATAAAACCTtggatgtgttttttcccagaAGCTTCAGATTccgtcacaaacacacaaacacacaaacacaccaacacacaaacacacaaacacacacgtctctctGTCAGCCAGGACGAGCTCAGCCTCATCtttgctctctccctgctctccaaCTTTTTTCGAGCAGCAGTGGCGGTTGCAGCTGAggactgacagtgtgtgtgtgtgtgcgtgtgcgtgtgcgtgtgcgtgtgcgtgtgcgtgtgtgtgtgtgtgtgtgtgtgtgtgtgtgtgtgtgtgtgtgttatgtaacTTCCTCATCACTTTGTCTCTCCTGCTTCCAGCGCTCTCCCAGCCTGTGTGGAGCAGAGCAGGGGTTAGAGGAGTCAGTAGAGCCGTGGAAAGAAGCTCACGCTAATCACCGCTCCACGTTTTCAGAACCACTCGTCTCTGCCTCCTCGTTCAGAGACCGGAGCATTAACTCCTAAACCTTCACGCAGCTATTTCCAGCCGAGTGCCACTTACTTACTCCTGACAGTCATGTTTTAATAGAGCTAATCATGGTGGACGGGCCAGTGGAGTGACAGCGCTGTGATTagttgagctgcagcagctcctcagaaACGGTTCTTGCGTTGCTTCCCTGTCACGCGAAGCAAGATGCCCCCGGATTAAATGCTTTTATGAGGGTAAAAATAGAAGCATGATAATGCATCACATGTAAATACTGTACTTCTTACGTGTGTTCATTTGTCAGAATGGTGGAGAACGCCCTGGCCCCAGATTACAGAGCAGTTTGGATTAGTCATGGATACGCTCGGACCATCGCTCAGCTCGCAGTGAAATGAGATGTCCATCAGCGGCAGTGGGTTTGCATGCAAAGTTGCTTTTTAATCTATTCCAAGTTTTTGAGGACAGAGCTTAAAAGTTTAGGCTCAAATCCTGCCGAGATATTTTAGGTCAGACAAAACATGACGGAGAAATGATTTATGAATTTGACTTGAGCGAAAGAAAAACCTGCACAACAATGAGAAAGTTAAATGTTCAAAGTGTTTGTTGATTATCAGTAAATATGATTCGTCTTAAACCAAACGAACAGACGAGTTTAACTCAGCCACAACATGAGGATATTTGGGTTCTGGACTAGTCGTCGTTTTGAAGACCGCACTCTggaaacagacatttaaaaatacttgATTGATTGAGAAGTTCGGCCTCAAATATTATCCTGATAATCAGAATGTGTCTACAACACCACTAAAATACACGTGTGGATTTACGAGTTGTTAATGAAAGTTGACTCACAATAACCAACACTGTCGACATCAATTCTCTTCTCTTTGCAAACAACTGTAAGTGTAACTGTAAGAGTGGAGAGAGgagtgacgggggggggggagtgaaaaCTTCGAGATGCTACAGACGAATAAGATATACAAAGTACCAGTAgcctcagaaaacacaaagcacctCTGTCTTTAAAGGAACCGGGTCCAGTCTGAGGAGGAGTCCTCCTGAGctggggtcaggggtcaggggtcaggggtcaggggtcagggtcAGGGGTCAGTCTAACCCTCTCCTGAAGACACCCCCCCCTCAACCTGTCTCTCTTCGtccctttctctcctcagctctggaGCGAACTGTCTtaaatcaactctcctcctttcttcaccagaacaaccttcttgatcctcaccagtctggaTCAAGGCCACTCAACGGactcctccctgtctctgagcaccttgtctcctctgtcctcatcttCTGGACCTttctgctgctccctcactgaaGACTCCTCTCCTCAGACCTCGGTGAAGAAGAGGTCTGAGTCCAGTTGCACTAACATCTCGCTCTCAGGTTCCTGCAGAGGGTTAGGGTGAGGGTCCTTTCCCGTCTCCGTGGCCTGAGACCTGTCATCTCATAATCTGTCATCAGTCTTTTCATCTGACTCTGTGTAAAATGGCTGATTGTTGCTTTCAGAGCTTGATTGGTTGAGTGGTTTTCATGTTCTGAACACAAAGCCTTTCGGTCTTTTGATCAGagctggatattacccatgatcccctgcTTCCTGGACCAGAAGAGCTGCGGCTGTAACAAACATTTCTGATTAACATCCTGTATTAACTGCACAAGCCTGAAGTCATGTGACTGGAGATGAACGAGCAGCTCAGAACCTCAGCAGTCCATCATCCTGAGGTGCATCCTTCACAGAGAAGTCAGAATTAAAGTCAGATTTTCCTCGTTGTGTTCACGTATCTGTGCCCGACACCGAGCCGCCTCGTTGGCGGCGTCGGGCGAGCTGCAGCCGTCGCTCGCCAGCAGCAGACGGCTTCCTCTAATTGTAGCTACAGCGCGGACGCCAGTTCACCAGATTACACGGCAGCTGAGGCTCCGCCAGAATTATTGGAGTATTGGACGGTGTCCCGGGGGCTCGTGGGTAGTCCTGTTATATCTGGCTAATTGATGCGTCCGGCAGATAACAAAGGCTGGAGAGCCGTTTAGGAAGAGATGGAGACGTGGCAGCAGTAACAGCTTTACAGGGGTGAGACTGTACGGCCAAAAGTATATGGACACCCGTATATTACAGCCATGTGTATTAATATAACACAGGACGATGCAAAACTCCATCCTAGACTTCAGCGTTAAGAGAAGAGCccagaacagacacacacttcaccaAGGACGTTTGTGTCCACAGACCAAAGGTGAAACATCTTCCCTCCATACAACAAAGAACATGGTCAccgttaaataaatgttatataaatataatgtttgcATCAAGCTGAGCCAAAAGATTCTTAATGCAAAGATCTTAAAggtattttattcatttctaaaaaTGAAGATTGAGGAAAACAACGTCCCTGAGCTTCAAATAAACTTTAGAGGTGAACTAGAGGTTTGtgaatttttaaaatgtctgtaacatcACGAGAAGTTAAGATGCAGTAAAATGCTTCATAGCTGCTGTCACTTCACGTTTGTGCTTTGTGATTGTGAGCATTTGGCTTTGTTCATGCTCGTGTTGCCTTCAGCCACGATTAACATATATACACTGTTCACATCTGGAACACGAACCAGAACATACAATGGAAATAGGAAAATCTATCACTTTTTTAAACAGAGAAATTAATGCGTGGCCCAAAAAATCGGAGGAATGAACGACTCCAACGAGAGGAGATGGTGACGGAGGCTGTAATTACTCAGTGAAATCACATGAAATTAATAAAAGATGCAGGCGAACATGAACATTGTCTTTTGGTCGACTGCGTCCAGATGCTGCACCGCTGGCACCGTGTCAGCGTAGGTGAGGACGCTGCAGGACAGATTCTCGTCCTGCAGCgtcctgcagcttcctgcagcttcCTCACACTGACAGATGCTAAACCACTGATTCCTTCATGGGTGTAAATCCACAGACTGTGGAGAACAAGAGGgaatgaacaaagaaaacatataaATCCCTGAAATTATTCATGATGGATGATGACTTGGCAAAGAAATTTAACTGAATTACttattttcttcacatttatttgATCTCAAGTCcattaataaatattttctttatcttttatgGGATTTCTTAATTCCAGGAATCATTTCTTTTCCCTCAAACCTCTTTTCTCTCACAAGTAACTTGTGCTCGAGTCccagatgtaaatgtttgtctccttctcttctgCTGTCAGAGTTCTGTGAAGTGAACCTGTCGAAGTCCCTGAACCAACAGGAAGCAGGTGTGacgctcctcctcctgacaggAAACCAGGGAGCGCACTTCTCTGAGGGCACTTACGATATTAAGAGGATTAATTCATGAGCGAACATGAAGTGAAGATACTGGAGCTCAGAGTCTCCAACATGTGACATCTAAACAGGTTCTGTAGGAAACATCGGCCTCAAATTCAATATTATACATGATTCCTCTTCTGAAACAAATGTAGTGGAGTCATCAGTCTCAGCTCCTGTTAAATATCAACTTATAACTTCATGCTCTTTATATTTGCTTCTAGAGAGTCTTGACAATATCAGAGAATTTATGAGCTGATGTTGTGTGACCTCGTTTCGTTTGatcttattttacattatttaccCATTTTGTGTTGAAGGGAAATCACATTATTAGGTTGATTATGTGTCAGATGATCAGTTAATACACATTTAATGATCATACACAGTTTCAATCTACTTCTGACAGGTTTGTTTCTTCAAAGGAATCTACTACTTGTTACaggtgtattttatatatatatatatatttgtattataagGGTTTTACATGTGGATTCTGATGTCATCACTGAGTGTGTATTAGTTATATATCGTTGTAAAGTCCCTCAGCCAGTGTGGACTGACTGGGTGAAACCAAAGGTTCGGTCCTTGAAGACGCCTTCGTCCCACTTGAGATCTCCGAGGTCTCAAGTGGGACGAAGGCGTCTTCAAGGTTCAGTCCTTGAAGACGTCTTCGTCCCACTTGAGGTCTCCGAGGTCTCTCAGGACAAAAGAGCAGGAAGCTGCTTCAGAGGAAACAGTGGAGTAGCAGCTGATGAGCCTGTGGACTCCATCTGTTGACTGCAGCTTTTCACCAAACTCCAAACACCTGATAGATCTGACGTCCACGTTCATCAGCGTGAGGGgagattcattttcatttatgcattgctaaaaatatatattcacttCCCCCCCTCTGCACAGATACAGAAGCACCCACTCCTCTGTGATGTCCGCTGCAAAGCCCATTGTAATCTGCTTTGAAAGATTTCCAACTTGTCATCCAGGCACAGAGGTCAAATACAAACTCagctttcatttgttttccaacAGAATCTGCTCGGCCTGAtcctctggggggggggcacgctTCACCAAATACTTCTTATACCTCAGCAATCGTCTTCTTTTTCAAACTTTGGATTCAGTtcctcaaattaaaaataatttaggGACATGAAACTACTTTCTATCTTATGTTTGTTTGGGGGGAGGTGGATAATAATGGGTCTTTATCAATATtatatagggttagggttagggttagggttagggttagggttagcctaaccctaaccctaaccctaaccctctgcTTTAGATGCACTCCCACAGCCAGTCCACTGGTTTACAGCCTAAGGTCTGCGTCCCCCCCAAAGGGCCACAGGATAAATCTGAAGGGTCCTTACATGATTATGTTtaatacatatattataaatcaaattatttgATGGGATAAttgtactgtttgttttttgtgacaCAATAATAAATTACTCCTTCAAGCATCAAATGAAACTATTGAACAAATTAGTTGAAGTGCAAACTCAGACACGTTCAACAGGACATGGACACAACCACAGCTTCTCAGTCACAGGTCACAGCTGGGACCTTTatacaaatatagaaataatacaaatctttTCTCTTCTAACATTTCTCCAAGTTAGTGCCAAAAAGTGGCCTTAATGTCGTTATCTGCATAATCGTTGACGTATGTAGAATATCTACAATGAGCCAGTATTAGCTGATCCATCAGCACTGATCAGTATCAGTCTATCGATCCTCATAAAGATGGCTGCTTCATTCTTTAACAAGAAATTGTACCTTATGAGCTTATCATACAATTTCTTAAGGTAAAAAAGTGATGCTcttcaatttaaatgttaacacCAAAGCTCTCATAAATGACATTAGTCACTTTCCACCACCGATGACACAGTTATATAACGAGGTTTGAAGTTTGCCCCTGATGTTACTCCATACATGAGGAGCTGTCCTTCCAGCACCGGTGCTGAAGTTATGGAGTAATATTAGGGACAAACTCATCAATCATTCaaagcatttaaaataaacacaacaactccTGGGCACTAACCTGGTGTCCGTGTGGCTGCATCTCTCCAGGTggtctctgctctgtcctcttTTCTTGGCTCATTCCTTCAGTTTACTTCCACAAGGTCCTTTAATTCTCAAAAACTCAAAAACCTCCGTTCAGTTTCAAATGATCATAAACAAGGCTGCTGTTGTTCAGCGTCTGAAATCCTCTGTAGGTCCTCGGAGAGCGAAGCGACTCTCAGCTGGAAAAAGGGAAAGTGTTTCACTTCTTTGACAGAACCTGAGCGAAGGAAAACAGGCGTCTGCATCTCAAAAATATActtatttcttttccttttttcaaaatCTACAATAACACCGTAATCCAATTCATAACTAGTAGGCGTGTGGGATATATGTACACTTTTGCGGCAACTTTTCTTGTAAACATAATGACTAAATGTAGGGAAggtaagaaaaaacaaaatttggCTTTTTCTCGTGTTACAGAATATGGACTGTTTCCTACATTATGTACAAAGAGTGCAGTGGAGCTCGTGTTCGTCTCCTGCTGATGTCAAGTAATTCTCCCGAGTCGACCCTCGATGACGGTCCTGCTGAATTAAAGGGCCTCCGTGTTGCATCACGTGCTCCGTGGTTGGGTCAGAACTCTTCACTCAGGGATGTGCTCACCAGATTGAGGCGgattaaaatgtgctttttataAATCAACCCCGTCGCTCTTAAAACTTTTCAGGATTGCGATGTGTTGATCCTCCTGCGCCATGTGCAAAGACTTAAGAGCCCATTAACGGGGGTTTATTCTACAGAACTATGGGTCTCGGTGTGTCACAGTGGGGGGGTCTACAGGTCCGTCTCCCGTGTGTTCAGGCAGAACGCGTAAAGGGATCTCTTGAAGTCCATGCTGCTGTTGGCTTTGATATTCGCCTTCTCTCCGGAAGCGGACGCGTCGTTGTTCTCTGCGTCCTGAGACTTGGCGGAGGATTTACTTCCTTTGCGCTTGAGCTCGGGACTCGCTCTGCCGCTGTTGGGCTCGTCCTTCAGGGAGGACTGGTCCTGGTCCGTCTCCCGGTGGTAGAAGTAGTTGAAGTTGGACACGATGACCGGCACCGGCAGCGCGATGGTGAGCACACCGGCGATGGCGCACAGGGAGCCCACGATCTTCCCCCCCACCGTCACCGGCCTCATGTCCCCGTAGCCCACCGTGGTCATGGTGACCACCGCCCACCAGAAGGCGTCCGGGATGCTGGAGAAGTGAGACTCCGGCTCGTCCGCTTCCGCGAAGAACACGGCGCTGGAGAAGAGGATGACCccgatgaagaggaagaagatgagcaGGCCCAGCTCCCGCATGCTGGCCTTCAGGGTCTGCCCCAGGATCTGGAGCCCCTTGGAGTGTCTGGAGAGCTTGAAGATCCTGAAGACCCGCACCAGGCGGATGACCCTCAGGATGGCCAGGGACATGGCCTGCTGCCCGTTCTGGTGCTCCTGGCCCTGCTGCTCCGCCAGCTCCGTGCCCACTGTGATGAAGTAAGGCATGATGGACATGATGTCGATGATGTTCATGATGGTCTTGGAGAACTCGGACTTGCTCGGGCACGCGAAGAAGCGCACGAAGAGCTCGAAGGTGAACCAGATGACGCACGTGGTCTCGATGATGAAGAAGGGGTCGGTGAAGGTGAGGGACGGCCGGGGCGCGGTGCTGTTGTCCAGGCGGCTGGTGACCATCAGCTCCCGCTCGTCCCTGAACTCTGGCAGCGTCTCCAGGCAGAAGGTGATGATGGATATGGTGATGACGAGCACGGACACGATGGCGATGCCCCGGGCCGGACTCGAGCTCTCCGGGTACTCGAATATGAGCCAGACCTGCTTCTGGAACTCGTTCTGAGGCAgcggcttctcctcctcttttataAAGCCTTCGTCCTCTCGGAACCGCTCCATGGCCTCCTCCCCCAGCTGGTAAAACCGAATCTCATCCGCGAACACGTCGATGGACACGTTCACGGGTCTCCGGATCTTCCCCCCTGActgataaaaatacaaaatcccGTCAAAACTCGGTCTGTTGCGGTCGAAGAAGTACTCGTTCCGGAGCGGGTCGAAGTACTTGATCCTCTTGGCGGGGTCTCCGAGCAAAGTGTCGGGGAACTGGTTGAGGGTGCCCAGCTGGGTCTCGTACCTCAGCCCGGCGATGTTGATGAGCACCCTCTCGTTGCTCTCCGtgtccatgtccatgtccaGCATGTCCTCGTCGAACAGATGCGGACTGTGGTCCGCGCGTAAAAGCGCATCCATGGCGTTCTCGCTGCAGCTGAAAGTGCTGTTCATGTCGTTGATTTTCCACGAGCTGTGGAGCGGGTGCAGCCGCTGCTGAGGACTCCCCCGGGTGTTCAGCTCTTTGCCGAAGTCCTCCCCGAGTCCAGTCTGCACGAAGCCGGGATGAGGGACATCCAGCGCGTTCCGGCAGCTCTCCTCGGCATTGCTgcctcctccgcctccaccGCTCCCTTTGGCGCCGCCGTTCTCAAAACTCACCAAGGCGATCTCCATTCCGCAGCCATCCACGGTCACTGTGGCGGAAACACCGAGGACTTGTTGATCTGCGACGCAAACATCGTCTTTCCCAGGAGATCACAAAGTtcaaaacaagctgcagcagatggagcagagggaggaagcggGACTTGTGCGTCCTGCGGCCGCAGCTTCTCCTCACATGGACGcacaagtgctgctgctgctgttaaggCTTAAACCAGCGAGGGTCTGGATGAAGTCAATATTAAAAGcacaagagaagaggaggaggacccggatgagagagagagagagagagagagcgagagagagagagagagagagagagagagagagagagagacagagagagagagagagagacagagagagacagagagagagagagagagacagagagagagagagagagagagagagagagagagagagagagagagagacagagagagagagagacagagagagagagagagagacagagagagagagagagagagagagagagagagagagagagacagagagacagagagagacagagagagagagagagagagacagagagagacagagagagagagagaggctgtgatGATTATtcctgacctctctctctctctctctctctctctctctctctctgtctctctctctctctgtctctctctgtctctctgtctctctctctctctctctctctctctctctctctctctgtctctctctctctctctctgtctctctctgtctctctctctctctctctctctctctctctctctctctctctctctctgtctctctctctctctctctctctctctctctctctctctctctctctctctctctctctc
Above is a genomic segment from Hippoglossus hippoglossus isolate fHipHip1 chromosome 23, fHipHip1.pri, whole genome shotgun sequence containing:
- the LOC117757072 gene encoding potassium voltage-gated channel subfamily A member 1; amino-acid sequence: MEIALVSFENGGAKGSGGGGGGSNAEESCRNALDVPHPGFVQTGLGEDFGKELNTRGSPQQRLHPLHSSWKINDMNSTFSCSENAMDALLRADHSPHLFDEDMLDMDMDTESNERVLINIAGLRYETQLGTLNQFPDTLLGDPAKRIKYFDPLRNEYFFDRNRPSFDGILYFYQSGGKIRRPVNVSIDVFADEIRFYQLGEEAMERFREDEGFIKEEEKPLPQNEFQKQVWLIFEYPESSSPARGIAIVSVLVITISIITFCLETLPEFRDERELMVTSRLDNSTAPRPSLTFTDPFFIIETTCVIWFTFELFVRFFACPSKSEFSKTIMNIIDIMSIMPYFITVGTELAEQQGQEHQNGQQAMSLAILRVIRLVRVFRIFKLSRHSKGLQILGQTLKASMRELGLLIFFLFIGVILFSSAVFFAEADEPESHFSSIPDAFWWAVVTMTTVGYGDMRPVTVGGKIVGSLCAIAGVLTIALPVPVIVSNFNYFYHRETDQDQSSLKDEPNSGRASPELKRKGSKSSAKSQDAENNDASASGEKANIKANSSMDFKRSLYAFCLNTRETDL